In the Ruminococcus sp. OA3 genome, one interval contains:
- a CDS encoding DNA-3-methyladenine glycosylase I, with protein MEWKDKKCRCRWANPKNERYIRYHDDEWGVPVYDDQRLFEMLVLESFQAGLTWECVLNKQDAFRKAFDDFDLEKVCTYDEAKMVSLQNNSDIIRNKLKIKAAVNNANVFKEIQNEYGSFSNYLWHWTEGEVIYEKGLANSSLSDAVSSDLKKRGMKFVGTTIIYAYMQAVGIIYSHEEGCFLEHKECYKKR; from the coding sequence ATGGAGTGGAAAGATAAGAAATGCCGCTGCCGTTGGGCAAACCCGAAGAATGAGCGCTACATAAGATATCACGATGATGAATGGGGTGTTCCGGTCTATGATGACCAAAGGCTGTTTGAGATGCTGGTTCTGGAATCCTTTCAGGCAGGGCTGACGTGGGAGTGTGTTCTCAATAAACAGGACGCTTTTCGGAAGGCGTTTGATGATTTTGATTTAGAAAAGGTCTGCACTTATGATGAGGCAAAAATGGTTTCCCTGCAGAATAATTCTGATATCATCCGAAACAAACTGAAAATTAAGGCAGCAGTGAATAATGCCAATGTATTCAAAGAGATACAAAATGAGTATGGAAGCTTTTCAAATTACCTCTGGCACTGGACAGAGGGAGAGGTAATCTATGAGAAAGGGTTGGCGAATTCCAGTCTGTCAGATGCTGTTTCCAGTGACTTGAAAAAGCGTGGCATGAAGTTTGTGGGAACAACAATCATTTACGCGTACATGCAGGCGGTCGGGATCATCTATTCCCATGAGGAGGGCTGTTTTCTGGAACACAAAGAATGTTACAAAAAAAGATAG
- a CDS encoding LysR family transcriptional regulator has product MELNIQKHLAFIKTVEYGSFTKAAEILSYSQSGISRMIHDLEREWNVLLLERGRSGVRLTSDGMKLLPFAKSVCEEYQKLQVQVSRLNGLQSGLIRIGTFSSVATHWIPKIIREFQKDYPDIDYELLLGDYTEIENWIAEGRVDCGFVRLPTLPEFETVFLDQDKLLVVLPEDHPLADCDYFPVGALCGDPFMLLEKGAKTEVSEIFERCGITPKVRFTTWDDYAIMSMVESGLGISILPQLVLQRVPYRIVIKELEIPAYRKIGLAMRDKKSAPLAVKRFLDYIDCRL; this is encoded by the coding sequence TTGGAACTCAATATACAAAAGCATTTGGCGTTCATAAAAACAGTGGAATACGGGAGTTTCACGAAGGCGGCAGAGATCCTGAGTTATTCTCAGTCGGGTATCAGCCGTATGATACATGATCTGGAGCGTGAGTGGAACGTTTTACTGTTGGAGAGAGGGCGGTCCGGGGTCCGGCTGACTTCTGACGGAATGAAGCTTCTGCCGTTTGCAAAAAGTGTATGTGAGGAGTATCAGAAGCTGCAGGTTCAGGTCAGCAGATTAAATGGTCTGCAGTCCGGTCTGATCAGGATAGGAACATTTTCCAGTGTAGCTACACATTGGATTCCAAAGATTATCAGGGAATTTCAAAAAGACTATCCTGATATCGATTATGAATTGTTGTTGGGCGATTATACGGAAATTGAGAACTGGATCGCGGAGGGGAGAGTAGACTGTGGATTTGTCAGGCTTCCTACACTTCCGGAGTTTGAGACTGTTTTTTTGGATCAGGACAAGCTGCTTGTGGTATTGCCTGAAGATCATCCGCTGGCAGACTGTGATTATTTTCCGGTGGGGGCGCTGTGCGGGGATCCCTTTATGCTGTTGGAAAAAGGTGCAAAGACTGAAGTATCAGAAATATTTGAGCGTTGTGGGATAACCCCGAAAGTTCGTTTTACAACCTGGGACGACTATGCGATTATGTCTATGGTAGAGAGCGGACTGGGTATCAGTATTCTGCCGCAATTGGTCTTGCAGCGTGTCCCGTACAGGATCGTAATAAAAGAACTGGAGATACCTGCCTATCGAAAGATTGGACTTGCGATGCGGGATAAAAAAAGTGCACCGCTTGCAGTGAAACGGTTCCTGGATTATATTGACTGCCGGCTTTAA